From Macaca mulatta isolate MMU2019108-1 chromosome 1, T2T-MMU8v2.0, whole genome shotgun sequence, the proteins below share one genomic window:
- the LOC106992648 gene encoding olfactory receptor 10K2 has product MERVNETVVREFIFLSFSSAARLQQLLFVIFLLLYLFTLGINAIIISTIVLDRALHIPMYFFLAILSCSEICYTFVIVPKMLVDLLAQRKTISFLGCAIQMFSFLFLGCSHSFLLAVMGYDRYVAICNPLRYSVLMGHGMCMGLVAAACACGFTVAQIITSLVFHQPFYSSNQLHHFFCDISPVLRLASHHNHFSQIVIFMLCTLVLAIPLLLILVSYVHIISAILQFPSTLGRYKAYSTCVSHLIIVTVHYGCASFIYLRPQSNYSSSQDALISVSYTIITPLFNPMIYSLRNKEFKSALCRIVRRTISLS; this is encoded by the coding sequence ATGGAGCGGGTCAATGAGACTGTGGTGAGAGAGTTCATCTTCCTCAGCTTCTCGTCCGCggccaggctgcagcagctgcttTTTGTTATCTTCCTGCTCCTCTACCTGTTCACTCTGGGCATCAATGCAATCATCATTTCCACCATCGTGCTGGACAGAGCCCTTCATATCCCCATGTACTTCTTCCTTGCCATCCTCTCCTGCTCTGAGATTTGCTACACCTTTGTCATTGTACCCAAGATGCTGGTTGACCTGCTGGCCCAGAGGAAGACCATTTCTTTCCTGGGCTGTGCCatccaaatgttttctttcctcttccttggcTGCTCTCACTCCTTCCTGCTGGCTGTCATGGGTTATGATCGTTACGTGGCCATCTGTAACCCACTGCGCTACTCAGTGCTCATGGGACATGGGATGTGTATGGGACTAGTGGCTGCTGCCTGTGCCTGTGGCTTCACTGTTGCACAGATCATCACATCCTTGGTATTTCACCAGCCCTTTTATTCCTCCAATCAACTACATCACTTCTTCTGCGACATCTCTCCTGTCCTCAGGCTGGCATCTCACCATAACCACTTTAGTCAGATTGTCATCTTCATGCTGTGTACGTTGGTCCTGGCTATCCCCTTACTGTTGATCTTGGTGTCCTATGTTCACATCATCTCTGCCATACTTCAGTTTCCTTCCACATTGGGTAGGTATAAAGCTTATTCTACCTGTGTATCTCACCTCATTATTGTCACTGTCCACTATGGCTGTGCCTCCTTTATCTACTTAAGACCTCAGTCCAACTACTCCTCAAGCCAGGATGCTCTAATATCAGTATCCTACACTATTATAACTCCATTGTTCAACCCAATGATTTATAGCTTGAGAAATAAAGAGTTCAAATCAGCTCTTTGTAGAATTGTGAGAAGAACAATTTCCCTGTCATAA